ATCGTGGCGCGCTCCTGCGCGATCGGCACCGCCAGCACCGTGTGGGCGAGCCCGCCGTGGAAGGCCTGCCGCGCGAGGCGCTCGACCCCGGCGGGCGTGGACCGCTCGCCCACCCCGACGGCGATGACGCCGGGGGCGAGGAGCAGGACGTCCCCACCCTCGACGTACTCGTTCTGCCAGCCGTGGATCCGCTCGGCGCCCGCGAACCGCGGGTGGAGCGCGTAGATCAGCTCGGTCAGCTGCGTCTCCCGGCTGCGCGCCGGCATCGCGAGGCTCGTGACGGCGACGCGGTCGCGCACCCAGACGCTGGAGTCGCGAGTGAAGAGCAGGTTGGGGAGCGGGTCGACGAGGAAGTCGTCGGGGGCGAGCAGGGAGGTCACCAGGCCGTGCCCGCCGCGCACCTCGTCGTTGCGGATGCCGGCGGTGAGCGCCTCGGTGAGCTCGGCGGGGGAGGCGTCGGCCAGGGCGGCGGCCAGGTAGTCGCGCAGCGTGTCGCCCAGGTGGCGGCTGCGGAGCACGCCCGCGATCGCGTCCGCGCGCGCGTCGGCCGATGCGAACGTCTCCGTCAGGAGGTCGGTCAGGTAGAGCACCTCGACGTCCCGGTCGCGCAGCGCCTGGGCGAAGGCGTCGTGCTCCTCCTGCGCGCGCCCCACCCACGGGATCCCGTCGAAGAGGAGCCGGTCGTTGTTGCGGGGGGTGAGCCGGCGCAGCTCGGCGCCCGGCCGGTGCAGCACCACCGTGCGCAGGCGCCCCACCTCGCTGTCGGCACCCCACCCGGCCGTCGTCGTCGCCGTCATGCGGACACCGTAGTGCTCCGGCCCCGGAACCCGACGGGTCTGGACCGGTACACGCGGACCCAGCCGTTCCGCCGCGCCGTACGGCCCCTGGGCCCTACGCTGCGACGGCGCCCGCGGGCGAGCACGCCGGGGGAGGGCACATGGGGGGACGACGGTCGGCGACGACCGCGGTCACGCCTGCCCTCTGGGCGGTGGCGGGCACCGCGCTCCTCGTGCAGTCGCTGCTCACCTGGACCTCGCGCGGTGCGCTCTCCACGACCGCCCCCGTCGACGTGCTCGGCCTCGTCCGCGCCGGATCCCTGCCGTCGGTCTCGACGACGGAGGTGATCGCGCTGGTCACGCTCCCCGTGCTGGGCGCGGCGCTGCTGGCCGGCGCTGCCCTGCGAGGCCGAGCGGTACGCCGCGTCCGCGCGCTCCTCGGGCTCGTGGCCGTCGTCGTGACCGGTCTGCTGCTCGTGCGCGTCGCGGACCTCGACCCCACCGACCTGAGCGGCGCCCGGCCCGGAGCCGGGGCCCTGCTCGCCGCACTGGGGGCGCTCGCCGCCCTCGCCGCCATCGGCACCGACGTCCGGTCGCCGACTCCCGAGGAGAACCCCCGATGAGCCACGCCTCCGTCCTGCCGCCGCTGCCACCCCGGCCCGAGCGGACCACCGCCGCGGCCGGCGCCGACGGGCGCCGTACGTGGCTCGTGCTCGCCCTCGTCGCCCTCGCCGTGGTGCTGCTCGGCGTGGCCGCGGTGCGGGTGCTCGCCGGCTTCGCCTCCGGCGCCTCGACGCCGGAGCAGGCCGTCGAGGACTTCCTCGAGGGCGCGGCCGCCGAGGACGGTGTCGCCTCGCTCGCGGCGCTCAGCCCGGGGGAGGCGCGCGGCGCCGACGCGCTCCAGGAGGCCGTCGAGCAGCGGCTCGCCAGCCTCGAGCTCGACACTGCCGCGCTCGCCGGCGAGGGTCTCGTCGCCAGCATCGAGGGGCTGGACCTGTCGTCCGAGCAGCTCGCCGACGGCGTCGCCCGGGTGACCGTCGAGGGCGGCACGTTCGTCGTCGAGCGCGAGGACGGTGAGCCGATCGACCTCGGTGAGACCCTCGGGCCGTTGGGTGCACTCGTCGGGCTGGGGGCGTTCGCGTCGATCGACGTCGAGTCGGACGCCTCGGGGTCGGGCTCCGTGATCGTGTCCGAGGGCCCGTCGCGGTCGTTCGACGGCATCGACGACGGCGCCGGCTGGTACGCCTACTCGCCCGAGGACGAGGCGGAGGCACAGGAGGAGCCCGCGGTCCTGGACCGCCTCGAGGTGCCGCTCGCGGCGCTGTGGAGCTATGCGGCGGTGCCCTTCACCTGGTCGGGGGACGACGACCTGGGCGAGGGTCCCGACGTCGCCACCACCTTCCTCGTCGTGCGTCACGACGACCGGTGGCACGTCAGCATCGTCGGCACGGTCGCCGACGTGGTCGCCCGTGCCACCGACGCGCCCGCCCCCGACTTCGGGGCGCTCGCGGACGCGCTGGACGCCGCGGAGAGCGGCGACCGCGCCGTGGGGGCGACCCCGGACGACGCGATCCGCCTGCTCGTGGAGAGCTTCGGCGACGGGCAGGTCACCGACGTGCTCGACGCGCTCCCCGTCGACCTGGTCGGTGGGCTCTACCCGTTCGCGTCGGCCCTGCAGGACCTCGCGGACGAGGACGGCCTGGCGCTCGACCTCGACGTGACCGACCTCGCGACCACCCGGATCAGCGACGCGAACGGCCTCGTGCGGGTGCGGGTCGACCGGCTCGCCGCCGCGGGCACGGCCGTCGAGGGCTCCCACTCCGACGACGTCGACCTCGTGCTGGACGGCTCCTGCCTGACGGTCGAGGGCGACGAGGAGTGCCTCCCGGCCGACTTCGTGGACGCGACGACGATCGACGGTCTCGTGCTGACCCTCGTCGAGGTGGAGGGCGGCTACCAGGTCGACCCGCTGGCGACGCTCTACGACAACCTCGCCACCGTGGCGGCCGAGCTGCCCGAGGCCTGGCTGACGCAGCTCATGGGCCCCGCGACGTACGGCGAGCGCACCCCCGTCGGCACGGGCACCACGACGGTCACCGTCGACGAGGCCGGCGCGGCCCTGCTCGAGGTGCCCGCGGCCGCGGGCGACGTGCTCTCGGTCGCGGTCGAGCCGGGCGTCGAGCTCGACGGGCTCGACGTCTACCAGTCGGCGGCGCCGGACTACCCGGACTACGAGACCGCCGTGCACCACGGCCTCTGGGACGAGGCCGGCGAGGGGGAGCCCGCCGTCGTCGCCACGACCGTGACCGAGTCCGGCGACCAGCTCGTGCACCTGCAGCTGTCCGACAAGCGGAGCGCCGAGGTCGCGGTGACCGTCGGCGTCGGCGCGGTGCCGACCGTCGGGGTCGGCGACCCGGTCGAGCTGCAGTACGGCACCTACGGCGTGGCGTCCTTCGACGGCGCCGCCGCCGGTGAGGACGGCGAGGTCGTCGCGGACGGACCGGGCACGACGGGCTACTGCTGGGCCGAGGACGAGCCCTGCACGAGCCTCGTCGTCGCCGCCGGGCCCGGCGTCACGCTGGGGGTGGAGTCCTACGAGGACGACTACGAGGACGACTACGGCGACTACGAGCGCGAGGCCGACGCCTACGACCTGCCCCGCGCCGGGGCGACCCTCGAGGGTGCGACGGACGGCCGGCTCGCGACCTCGCTCGTCGACGGCGAGCGGGAGGTCACGCTCGACGTCGCGACCGAGGGCTGGGTGCTGCTCGACGTCGTCAACCACATCGAGGACGGCGACCTCGTCGTGACGGTCCTCGACGCCGACGGCGAGGAGGTCGACTACGCCGACGCCGGGCTCGAGCACGACGACGAGTGGCTCGACCTCGAGCTCGACCCGGGCACGTACACGATCGTCGTCGAGCTCTACGACGACCTGGGCGACGCGAGCGGCGACGTCGAGCTGCTGCTCAACTGACGCTCCCACGGCCGCGGCCCGCCACCGACTAGGGTCGCGGCCGTGTGGATCGTCGTCGTGCTCGCCCTCGCTCTCGCCGCTGCCAGCCTCGGGGTGGCGGTGGCCGCGCTGCGACGTACGGCGCGACCCACCCCCGACGCCGACGTGCCGGCCGACGTGCTCGGCCTCCGGCAGGAGGTGGCGACCCTGCGCGCGGAGGCCGCGGGGTCGCTGCGCCACCTCGCGGTGGTGCGGTACGACGCGCACGGCGACATGGGCGGGCACCTGTCGTGGAGCCTCGCGCTGCTCGACGACACCGGCTCGGGCGCGGTCGTGACGTCGATCCACGGGCGCAGCGAGGCCCGCACCTACGCCAAGACCGTCAGCGGCTGGAGCAGCGAGCAGCAGCTGTCGCCCGAGGAGGCGGAGGCGATCGGCGCCGCGCGGCCCTGACGCCGCGTCCCACTTGCGGCCGGCTGGCCGCCCTGCCAATCTCTCGCTCGTGAACGATCTCAGCCACCGGATGGCGGAGCTGGCGCGCGACCTCGACGGGACGCGCGGCACCGCGGACACCGCCGAGCACGCCGTGCGGGCAGCGGTGGAGACGATCCCGTCCTGCTCGGGCGCGGGCCTGACGCTCCTCCACCGCGACGGCACGTTGGAGACGATCGCTGCCACCGACGACGCGGTGCTCAAGGGCGACCGGCTCCAGTACGAGCTGGGCGAGGGGCCCTGCGTGCAGGCCATCCGGGACCAGGCTCTCGTGCACTCCGCCGACCTGGGCTCCGACGACCGCTGGCCCCGGTGGGTGGAGCAGGTGGTGCCCGACCTCGGGGCTCGCTCGATGCTCGCCGTACGGCTGTGGACGCGGCGCGACGACCTCGGCGCGCTCAACCTCTACTCGACCGAGGTCGGGGGATTCGACCACGACGAGCGGGAGACCGCCCTCACCCTCGCCGCCCACACCGCCGTCGCGATGGCGGCGTCCGCCGACGTGGACGACATGCACGCCGCGATGGAGCGCCGCACCCGGATCGGGGCGGCCATCGGGATCGTGATGGAGCGGCACGGCCTCACCCAGCCGGTGGCCTTCGAGGTGCTGCGCCGCCTCTCGCAGGAGCAGAACCGCAAGCTCCACGACCTCGCGGCCGAGGTCGTGGGGGGCGGTCGTCTCACCGACGGCTGAGCGCGTCATTTGCTCGCAGGCCCCCTGACCTGGCAACTTATGCCCTGCGGTTGAGCAGGCAGCCGAGGGTGAATTCTGCCCGGGCTGCGGATGAAGGTGCTCGACGTGCGCGTGTCGGACCTCGGTCGACGAATGGCGGAGCTCGCCCGCGAGCTGCACGACCTGCGGGGGGTGGAGGCCACCCGGGAGCAGGTCGTCGCCGCGGCCCGTGACCTCCTCCCGTCCTGCACCGACGCCAGCCTGGCCGCCGTCGGGCCCGGCGGCTCCCTGCGCGGCGTCGCCGCCACCGACCCTCGCGTGCGCCGCGCCGACGACCGCCAGCAGGTGCTCGACGAGGGTCCGGCGCTCGACGCCCTGCGCGGCGAGGCGCTCGTGCACTCCTACGACCTGGCCGCCGACGGCCGCTGGCCGGACTGGTCGCGCGAGACGTCCCGTGACCTCGGGATCCGCTCCCTGCTCAGCCTGCGCCTGTGGACGCAGCGGGACGAGGTGGGGGTGCTGACGCTCTGGTCCGACGCCGTCGGCGGGTTCGGGCACGAGGAGCGCGAGAGCGCCCAGGTCATCGCGACCCACGGCGCCGTCGCCCTCGCCGCCGCCCACGACGTCGAGCGCATGCTCGACGCCATGACCCGTCGCACCCGCATCGGTGCGGCGATGGGCATCGTCATGGAGCGGTTCGAGCTCGAGGAGACCGTCGCCTTCGAGGTGCTCCGCCGGCTGTCGCAGGAGCAGAACCGCAAGCTCGTCGACATCGCCGACGAGCTCGTCCGCGAGCGCGAGGTCGACGGGCTCGGACCGCCGCGGCGGGACTGAGCCCCAGCGCGGACCCAGCGCGGCCTCAGCGCGGCACGCGCACGAGCAGCCGCCCGTGGATGCACTCCATGCGCAGCTCGCGGCCCGAGCCGATCGAGTCGCCGTCGAGCTGGCGCGGGGTGTCGGTGTGGGCGCGCACGACGATGGAGCGGCCCCGGAAGCGGTTGATGGTCTCGTCGGTGCGCTGGCGCTTGAACAGCACGCGGACGGCGAGCGG
This Nocardioides alkalitolerans DNA region includes the following protein-coding sequences:
- a CDS encoding arginine deiminase, which translates into the protein MTATTTAGWGADSEVGRLRTVVLHRPGAELRRLTPRNNDRLLFDGIPWVGRAQEEHDAFAQALRDRDVEVLYLTDLLTETFASADARADAIAGVLRSRHLGDTLRDYLAAALADASPAELTEALTAGIRNDEVRGGHGLVTSLLAPDDFLVDPLPNLLFTRDSSVWVRDRVAVTSLAMPARSRETQLTELIYALHPRFAGAERIHGWQNEYVEGGDVLLLAPGVIAVGVGERSTPAGVERLARQAFHGGLAHTVLAVPIAQERATMHLDTVCTMVDVDKVVMYPNVADTLRAHAVTLAEPVGDRSESELVLRVAPAAPFLEAAAAAMGIDRLHRIDTGLDPVTAEREQWDDGNNTLALAPRVAVAYERNDETNARLEEAGIEVVRIAGSELGSGRGGPRCMSCPVLRDPLA
- a CDS encoding DUF4446 family protein, with protein sequence MWIVVVLALALAAASLGVAVAALRRTARPTPDADVPADVLGLRQEVATLRAEAAGSLRHLAVVRYDAHGDMGGHLSWSLALLDDTGSGAVVTSIHGRSEARTYAKTVSGWSSEQQLSPEEAEAIGAARP
- a CDS encoding GAF and ANTAR domain-containing protein; protein product: MNDLSHRMAELARDLDGTRGTADTAEHAVRAAVETIPSCSGAGLTLLHRDGTLETIAATDDAVLKGDRLQYELGEGPCVQAIRDQALVHSADLGSDDRWPRWVEQVVPDLGARSMLAVRLWTRRDDLGALNLYSTEVGGFDHDERETALTLAAHTAVAMAASADVDDMHAAMERRTRIGAAIGIVMERHGLTQPVAFEVLRRLSQEQNRKLHDLAAEVVGGGRLTDG
- a CDS encoding GAF and ANTAR domain-containing protein, with amino-acid sequence MRVSDLGRRMAELARELHDLRGVEATREQVVAAARDLLPSCTDASLAAVGPGGSLRGVAATDPRVRRADDRQQVLDEGPALDALRGEALVHSYDLAADGRWPDWSRETSRDLGIRSLLSLRLWTQRDEVGVLTLWSDAVGGFGHEERESAQVIATHGAVALAAAHDVERMLDAMTRRTRIGAAMGIVMERFELEETVAFEVLRRLSQEQNRKLVDIADELVREREVDGLGPPRRD